From a single Hevea brasiliensis isolate MT/VB/25A 57/8 unplaced genomic scaffold, ASM3005281v1 Scaf1, whole genome shotgun sequence genomic region:
- the LOC110648083 gene encoding OVARIAN TUMOR DOMAIN-containing deubiquitinating enzyme 12: MQGYAHAAREGAHSVGESSSSTSWSSQQDTEDDRMIALVLSEEFANLDGAVARRLTNLAPIPHVPRINTYIPNISDASMDHQRLIQRLNVYGLYEVKVSGDGNCQFRALSDQMYKSPEHHKHIRKEVVKQLKDYRSLYEGYVPMKYKRYYKKMAKSGEWGDHVTLQAAADKFAAKICLLTSFRDTCFIEIMPQYQPPKRELWLSFWSEVHYNSLYEIRDAPIPQKPRKKHWLF; this comes from the exons ATGCAGGGCTACGCTCATGCTGCCAGAGAGGGGGCACATAGTGTCGGTGAAAGTTCTAGCTCCACATCATGGAGTAGTCAGCAGGATACTGAGGATGACCGAATGATTGCTCTTGTACTATCAGAAGAATTCGCCAACCTAGATGGTGCAGTTGCTAGACGCCTCACTAACCTGGCACCTATTCCT CATGTTCCACGGATAAATACATATATACCCAACATAAGTGATGCCAGTATGGATCACCAAAGGCTTATTCAGAG gTTAAATGTTTATGGTTTATATGAGGTGAAGGTTTCTGGAGATGGAAATTGTCAG TTTCGTGCACTTTCAGACCAGATGTACAAGTCACCTGAACACCACAAACATATTCGAAAAGAGGTTGTGAAACAG CTGAAAGATTACCGATCATTGTATGAAGGCTATGTCCCGATGAAGTACAAGCGTTATTACAAGAAAATGGCAAA ATCTGGTGAATGGGGGGACCATGTTACATTACAAGCAGCAGCCGATAAG TTTGCAGCAAAGATCTGCCTGTTGACATCTTTTAGAGATACttgttttattgaaattatgCCACAATACCAGCCACCTAAACGTG AATTGTGGTTAAGTTTCTGGTCTGAGGTCCACTACAATTCACTATATGAAATCCGAG ATGCCCCAATCCCACAAAAACCAAGGAAGAAACACTGGTTGTTTTAG